Proteins from a genomic interval of Crassostrea angulata isolate pt1a10 chromosome 7, ASM2561291v2, whole genome shotgun sequence:
- the LOC128155942 gene encoding alpha-2C adrenergic receptor-like gives MVLDEPNTPIRADYEYTLFVVMMTSFAVCGAVGNILIIAIYFVNTQAFAVRKYILTLSVVDLIICVILIPYTILFEFNLVSDDVSCHGMEVIRHSLVIFSNSILLLIAGERLLMVWKPMERKVNEKIKTGLILALLLVSVISSIPAAMIFEVKSHSHRESAENAKNTKNSTIEMVNETATPEYCRYTSSILGKTGSGIYRDFLSFLFSAELLLLVVSYIIVYVLLYTHKKRLRHSMSFNGGHPKSSITKREKENNPSPSENIPMRGTRTESRSTPENDAGSTTVQKFSTASHGSGMDETRRRGGGRNLRRQNGAPRTHVSRKTWTMLFVCTSIYVICWIPFFLAVFNVCDFLIFRYFFFLGHATNPIVYSIVNDKARNAIKSLPTKIARACNNCFTRN, from the coding sequence ATGGTTTTAGATGAGCCTAACACTCCCATCAGGGCAGACTATGAATACACTCTGTTTGTTGTTATGATGACGTCATTTGCCGTGTGTGGTGCGGTGGGGAACATTCTTATTATCGcaatttattttgtcaataCCCAGGCTTTCGCGGTCCGTAAGTACATTTTAACTCTGTCTGTTGTGGACTTGATCATTTGTGTCATACTCATTCcttatacaattttgtttgagTTCAATCTGGTCAGCGATGACGTCAGTTGCCATGGAATGGAGGTGATACGTCATTCATTGGTCATATTTTCGAATTCAATTTTACTTTTGATCGCTGGAGAACGCTTACTGATGGTATGGAAACCAATGGAGAGAAAAGTAAACGAGAAGATAAAAACTGGGCTTATTCTAGCCCTGTTGTTGGTCTCCGTCATTTCCTCCATTCCAGCAGCCATGATATTTGAGGTAAAATCACACAGCCACAGGGAGTCCGCcgaaaatgcaaaaaatacgAAAAACAGCACCATTGAAATGGTGAATGAAACCGCCACCCCAGAGTACTGTCGATACACGTCGTCCATTCTAGGGAAGACCGGAAGTGGAATATACCGAGACTTCCTCTCATTCCTGTTTTCAGCGGAACTCCTGCTGCTAGTTGTATCGTATATAATTGTGTATGTCTTACTTTATACCCATAAAAAGCGACTCAGGCACTCAATGTCCTTCAATGGTGGTCACCCAAAGAGCAGTATTACCAAGCGTGAGAAAGAGAATAATCCGTCTCCATCAGAAAACATTCCCATGCGAGGCACACGAACAGAGTCCCGTTCCACACCAGAAAATGACGCAGGATCTACAACAGTTCAGAAATTTTCGACGGCGTCACATGGAAGTGGAATGGATGAAACTAGAAGGAGAGGGGGAGGCAGAAACTTGAGGAGACAGAACGGAGCCCCCAGGACGCATGTTAGTAGAAAGACTTGGACCATGCTGTTTGTCTGTACGTCTATCTACGTCATCTGTTGGATCCCATTCTTCCTTGCAGTGTTTAACGTGTGTGATTTCCTGATATTccgatattttttctttctcggACACGCGACAAATCCTATAGTTTACAGCATCGTGAACGACAAGGCCAGGAACGCCATCAAAAGCTTACCTACAAAGATCGCCCGGGCATGTAACAATTGTTTCACCAGAAACTAA
- the LOC128155941 gene encoding alpha-2Db adrenergic receptor-like, whose amino-acid sequence MVQGDLIDGDFLVFIIITSISILCGAVGNALVIAVFVSNKQHFPKRTYILTLAVVDLVVMVLVAPYSIVFELRLVTNDFLCHALEIIRHTLIGYSNLVLMFIASERFLLVWKPLKIVTNRTKRVCIIGFFIFSIACASPSAAVYKVSTHCDSSGNTSLVLQEYCSYTTSILGETGSDVYMKVIAISVFFEVLFLIVSYILIYVGIYRQRKKLTGVFVGSIRTPKVPNKPKTNKNEQNIREFSDKNSTQTCHPQEDSNGNEQFSKNIVDAKLEGTFSNIDQSKYCGTSKTIERPFITDTHEQEFESTTCPCTSRHNEIERLQDDPIELDNGRTLPKSGNPRDKRGSTTSRGSSAAQKRSHVDTKTWTMLSICTFLYIVCWIPFSVNILNVYRSLVLKYFFFIGQASNPVIYSIVNVKVRKQIKELLFGKSSRPTGFTPNRTYSSTSFSTTK is encoded by the coding sequence ATGGTCCAGGGGGACCTCATTGATGGCGACTTCCTGGTTTTCATCATCATCACGTCCATTAGCATTCTGTGCGGGGCCGTCGGTAACGCTCTGGTGATTGCCGTGTTCGTATCCAACAAACAACACTTCCCTAAGAGGACCTACATCCTGACCCTGGCTGTCGTGGACCTGGTGGTGATGGTATTGGTGGCCCCCTACTCAATCGTGTTCGAACTGAGGCTGGTCACCAACGACTTCCTCTGTCACGCCCTCGAAATCATCCGCCACACGCTGATAGGGTATTCCAATTTGGTCCTTATGTTTATAGCCTCGGAGCGATTCCTTCTTGTGTGGAAACCGTTGAAAATCGTGACCAATAGAACAAAGAGGGTCTGTATAATcggattttttatattttccatcGCCTGTGCAAGTCCCTCAGCGGCCGTGTATAAGGTTAGCACACACTGTGATTCATCCGGTAACACTTCCCTAGTATTACAAGAGTACTGTTCCTATACAACCTCAATTCTAGGAGAAACTGGCAGTGATGTTTATATGAAAGTTATCGCTATTTCAGTCTTCTTTGAAGTACTGTTTTTAATAGTATCTTATATTCTTATCTATGTGGGAATTTACAGACAAAGAAAAAAGCTCACTGGAGTTTTTGTGGGATCGATCCGTACACCAAAGGTCCCAAATAAACCAAAAacgaataaaaatgaacaaaatatacgAGAATTCTCTGATAAAAACTCAACCCAAACTTGTCACCCCCAAGAAGATTCCAATGGCAACgaacaattttcaaagaataTAGTTGATGCCAAACTGGAAGGTACATTTTCAAACATTGACCAGAGCAAATATTGTGGAACATCAAAAACCATTGAACGTCCATTTATTACCGATACACATGAACAAGAATTCGAGTCGACCACGTGTCCATGTACGTCAAGACACAATGAAATCGAGCGACTTCAAGATGATCCTATAGAACTGGATAACGGGAGAACCCTTCCAAAATCCGGCAACCCGCGTGACAAGAGAGGTTCAACCACTTCCAGGGGCAGTTCAGCCGCACAGAAGAGGTCCCATGTTGATACTAAAACGTGGACAATGTTGTCCATTTGTACGTTTCTGTACATCGTCTGTTGGATACCATTCAGCGTCAACATCTTAAACGTGTATAGGTCAttagttttgaaatatttcttttttattggaCAAGCTTCAAACCCAGTCATATACAGTATTGTAAACGTTAAAGTGAGGAAACAAATCAAGGAACTACTGTTTGGGAAGTCTTCCAGACCTACTGGTTTCACCCCAAATCGGACCTATTCCAGCACTTCTTTTTCTACAACCAAATAG